A genome region from Syntrophomonadaceae bacterium includes the following:
- a CDS encoding Ger(x)C family spore germination protein, with product MQKRRQTKGLTERSDKKSRLRYLLLVSCLALLFLAGCWDRWEIEERGFIMGVGLDLAKERPEAEPVYAITLQKVLPGQAGFGARGQGGGGQGEPVYNITTLNPSIFAGIREVATRVYRQPFMDKLLIIVVGEDLARRDLQKPLDFFLRNPRLRWNVRLFVTSGEAREIIAINQIQEPITSIYLSRLAENDHHITHFPPRSNLGDADPALKTGKSFVLARIEGSEKEAKLAGAGVFKRSRLVGWLDEFETSGLRFLTGEVRGGAVAVTLRQEGHIFRIAGVRVNCWPRVVNGELRFAINVWLEGDLAEDQSRQRAMEIGYLQEIEERVAAKVKTWMEAALVKLQREYRADVVGFGRQVEKRYPDWWQEVKDEWEEELFPHVPVDINVQAFIRRSGK from the coding sequence ATGCAAAAGAGGAGACAGACGAAAGGGCTAACGGAAAGAAGTGATAAAAAGAGCAGGTTAAGATACTTATTGCTGGTTTCCTGTTTAGCCCTCCTGTTTCTGGCGGGGTGCTGGGACCGATGGGAGATCGAGGAACGGGGATTTATCATGGGTGTCGGGCTGGATCTGGCCAAGGAGCGGCCAGAGGCGGAACCCGTCTATGCCATTACCCTGCAGAAGGTCCTCCCGGGGCAGGCCGGTTTTGGTGCGAGGGGACAAGGGGGTGGCGGGCAGGGGGAGCCGGTCTATAACATCACTACTCTTAATCCCTCGATTTTTGCCGGCATCCGGGAAGTTGCCACCAGGGTTTACCGGCAGCCTTTCATGGACAAACTACTGATAATTGTGGTGGGAGAAGATTTAGCCCGCCGTGATCTGCAAAAGCCGCTCGACTTTTTTCTGCGGAACCCCCGCCTCCGCTGGAATGTGCGCCTTTTTGTAACATCCGGAGAAGCAAGAGAAATTATTGCGATTAATCAAATCCAGGAGCCAATTACATCAATTTATTTGAGCCGGCTGGCAGAAAACGATCACCATATTACCCACTTTCCTCCCCGTTCCAACCTGGGAGATGCCGACCCAGCCCTGAAAACAGGTAAATCCTTCGTCCTGGCACGGATTGAGGGATCAGAAAAGGAGGCCAAACTGGCCGGGGCCGGGGTGTTTAAAAGAAGCCGGCTCGTGGGCTGGCTGGACGAGTTTGAGACCAGCGGCCTCCGCTTCCTGACGGGAGAGGTGCGCGGGGGAGCTGTGGCGGTTACCCTGAGGCAGGAAGGCCATATCTTCAGGATTGCCGGAGTGCGGGTCAATTGCTGGCCCCGGGTGGTGAACGGAGAGCTGCGGTTTGCCATCAATGTTTGGCTGGAAGGAGATCTGGCGGAAGACCAGAGCCGGCAGCGGGCGATGGAAATCGGCTACCTGCAGGAGATTGAAGAAAGAGTGGCTGCCAAGGTTAAAACTTGGATGGAAGCCGCTCTGGTAAAACTGCAGCGGGAGTACCGGGCGGATGTTGTGGGCTTTGGCCGCCAGGTGGAAAAACGCTACCCGGACTGGTGGCAAGAAGTAAAGGACGAGTGGGAGGAAGAACTCTTCCCCCATGTGCCAGTCGACATCAATGTCCAGGCCTTTATCAGGCGCAGCGGCAAATAG
- a CDS encoding endospore germination permease, translating to MNQMKDRITTIQVALLMYTTLVGVGYLSMPRLLAETAGRDGWISLILGGLLVMLAMVLLAWLGQKHPGQTIIQYSQAILGRPLGQAVNILLLLNFVLMAGASSRLFGEVLKVYLLEHTPLEVILISFFLTGAYLAGHGLNPLARLSEAMFPLLLIPIFLILGLAQMEIDYSEVLPLLAEGVLPVLTGVSHSFQVYAGFIILAFLAAFMQQPKKALKASAIGIAGVIITYIMIFVVTLGSLGVTTLNWSLYPVVDLARRVEVPGAFVEKLEAPLLALWVLTAFTTMAPSLYFGTLSLAQILGLKEHRGLVFLFIPVIYQVAMLPRNFGETVLIGSIAGYAALGTLLLAVVLALVTLLRKGGGKNAKEETDERANGKK from the coding sequence ATGAACCAGATGAAAGACCGCATAACTACAATTCAGGTCGCCCTGTTGATGTATACCACTTTGGTCGGAGTAGGTTACCTCAGCATGCCCCGCCTCCTGGCTGAAACCGCCGGCCGGGATGGCTGGATCAGCCTGATCCTGGGCGGCCTGCTGGTGATGTTGGCCATGGTCCTCCTGGCCTGGCTCGGCCAGAAGCACCCTGGCCAGACCATTATTCAGTACAGCCAGGCTATCCTGGGGCGCCCCCTGGGGCAGGCGGTAAACATCTTGCTGCTGCTCAACTTTGTGCTGATGGCGGGAGCCTCATCCCGCCTGTTCGGAGAAGTGTTAAAAGTTTACCTCCTGGAACACACTCCGCTGGAGGTGATCTTGATATCTTTTTTTCTCACCGGGGCCTATCTGGCCGGTCACGGTTTAAACCCACTGGCCCGGCTAAGCGAGGCGATGTTCCCCCTGTTGCTGATCCCGATCTTTTTAATCTTGGGTCTGGCGCAGATGGAAATCGACTATTCGGAGGTCTTGCCGCTTTTAGCTGAAGGCGTCCTCCCGGTCCTTACAGGAGTAAGCCACTCGTTCCAGGTTTATGCCGGGTTTATCATCCTCGCCTTCTTAGCGGCCTTCATGCAGCAGCCTAAGAAAGCTCTCAAGGCCAGTGCCATCGGGATTGCCGGGGTCATCATCACCTACATTATGATTTTCGTTGTCACCCTGGGCTCCCTGGGAGTAACTACTTTGAACTGGTCCCTCTACCCGGTGGTGGATCTGGCCCGGCGGGTAGAGGTTCCGGGGGCTTTCGTGGAAAAGCTGGAGGCCCCCTTGTTGGCCCTGTGGGTGTTAACCGCCTTTACCACCATGGCTCCGAGCCTTTATTTCGGCACTTTGAGTCTGGCACAGATATTGGGGTTAAAGGAGCACCGGGGCCTGGTCTTCCTGTTCATCCCGGTGATCTACCAGGTGGCCATGCTCCCGCGCAATTTTGGGGAAACGGTTTTAATCGGGTCTATCGCGGGCTATGCCGCTTTGGGCACCTTGCTGTTGGCGGTAGTGTTGGCCCTGGTGACCTTGCTGCGGAAGGGGGGTGGGAAGAATGCAAAAGAGGAGACAGACGAAAGGGCTAACGGAAAGAAGTGA
- the pth gene encoding aminoacyl-tRNA hydrolase, which yields MKMVVGLGNPGSRYETSKHNVGFMALDLLADRLSIPVSRTKHGALIGEGRLEGIRVVLCKPQTFMNLSGTAVAPLLRWYGVEPGSLIVVSDDLDLEPGRLRIRPKGGAGGHRGIASIIEHLGAGNFIRLKLGIGRPPAKWAVADYVLADFSQEEWGIMRQVLPVAVDALNELLQKDVDEVMNKYNPWRPDQQGK from the coding sequence ATGAAGATGGTAGTTGGCCTGGGCAACCCTGGGTCCCGTTATGAGACGAGCAAACACAATGTGGGCTTTATGGCCCTGGATCTTCTGGCAGACCGGCTAAGTATCCCTGTTAGCCGGACAAAACACGGGGCCTTGATCGGTGAGGGCCGGCTGGAGGGGATCAGGGTGGTGCTCTGCAAGCCCCAAACTTTCATGAACTTAAGCGGAACAGCAGTAGCTCCCCTGCTCAGATGGTATGGGGTGGAACCGGGCTCATTAATAGTGGTTTCCGACGACCTGGACTTAGAACCAGGGCGGTTGAGAATAAGGCCAAAAGGCGGGGCCGGCGGCCACCGGGGAATTGCTTCGATTATTGAGCATTTGGGTGCTGGTAATTTTATTCGCCTGAAGTTGGGCATTGGCAGGCCTCCGGCAAAATGGGCTGTGGCGGATTATGTTCTCGCTGACTTCAGCCAAGAAGAATGGGGGATTATGCGCCAGGTTCTGCCGGTGGCCGTGGACGCCCTGAATGAACTGCTGCAAAAGGATGTTGATGAGGTTATGAATAAGTATAACCCGTGGCGGCCTGACCAACAAGGAAAATAA